tcaagcacaactgtttttaacattgataataagaaatgtctcttgagcagcaaatcatcatattagaatgatttccgaagcatcatgtgactctgaagatagcagtaataaattacatttacaaatgacattttactgttttctgatcaaataaatgcagccctggtgagcataagagacttctttcaataacattaaaaaatctttccaaccccagacttttgaacagttttgtATGAAGATTCCAAATGAACTtaaagtcactttggataaaagcatcatgcaaaatgcatttgtaaTATTTAGTTTAGAGGTGTTAGCCAATAGCGTAATAATGTTACCTGACAGTATGAAGCAAACTGCGGCTGGCTTCAAGAAGAACTGAACACCTTTGCTTACTGCCATGATAATGCAGATAGCTCCCATCACCATCAGGAAAAGACTAATGATAGCAAACATGGCCGATGCTACTGTCAGATCTGATGGAAGAAGAGGAGTCTTAACAAATAGCAGTAATATGATGGCATAATGCAGACATACTGAGCTGAATTAACATTTAGAACATGTTTTGCTTTAAAGGTGCACTCTGTAAGGCTTGGTTTACATTACTTGTTCCAGTTTTCTTAGAGTTTATATTGACATGGatgcataaatatttattcatttctgtgACTTCTTACTTCTTTTTTgcctatatactgtatttagcaataaatatttttggggATTCAATACCAactttgtgttgttgttgtcgttGTTTTTAGGTGGTTTGCTATCATGAATGGGCTGCCGTTAGCACTTTGATGAATGTTTTTCCTGTGGCTGTCAATTTCAAGACACTCGTGTGCAGTAAGAGTACATCATTTTATTGACATTTCTTAAAAGTGAAAATCATTAACCTTTTAATCAGTGCAGTATTACTCAGAGTTCTTCAGAAAATTAGCTTACTCTTTACGATAATTTTCCATTAGTTTAGAATGtagagcaatacatttgttacagtatttattcatattaagttaataaaaacacaactgttcgttgttagttcatgttagctcaggtccattaaatgatattaacagatacaacttttaataatgtattagtaaatattGGAATTATCACTTCAGAAATTAAATGCTTTAcacatatttttcattgttagttgatgttaactaatgttaacaaatagaaccttactgtaaaatgttactgaAAACTGGTGCAAAAGAATCGTTCTCTGTaggaaatgtaatgtttaatttcttCATGTATtgaaaatctatctatctatctatctatctatctatctatctatctatctatctatctatctatctatctatctatctatctatctatctatctatctatctatctctctatatatatatatatatatatatatatatatatatatatatatatattaattgtcGATAActcataataatttattaaattatgctGGTATAAGTTCTCTTAGGGAATTATATTGCGCCACAAACACTTTTGAAAACATATAGAGTCAACCACTGAATCCACTTTAGAGTTTTTATCTAAAGCAAACTTTAAAAACCTTACAGTGATTTGGCTCTTTTAAAGTATTTCAACTTGTTacttgccatgaaaatagccaagGAAGCTGGCATGGCATTAAAtttccaatcaaccaatcatttcttcattttattttatttccttcgTATTATTATTCATGCTATTATTTGCTGCTCGTACACCATCTAAACTACCTGTCATGTTTTGGTGAAAAATGCATATATGGGGTCAGCACTCAGTGAAGACACAAAGAAAGACACATTAGTGCTACGGATCTAAAGATAGTGAGGAGGATGTGGGATGACTCACCCTTTTCTGGCGTTTTCTGAAATAGGACAATGTTCTCTCCAGTGGTGTAGAACTTAAAGAAGGTGCAATTGGATTCTATAATGGGATCCAAAAAGGTGATGTTATTCTGACAGATTATTCAGAATTCTCCTACTCCAGTTGagacatttttcacaaaagcTCTTACCTCCCTGTAAGTGCAAAGACCCACAGATCTCCTGCTTTGGGTCCATATCTGACACCCAGAATGTCTTGGTACAGCATTTCCATAAGCCATAATGTGCTACCAGACAAGTCTGATTGTTGTAGAAGCTCTTGGATGGTTTAAACTCCACCCAGAACTCTGTTCCCACCCCGAGCACAGTAAGCATGATGCCGGTTACAGCCATGAACAACGTCAGCTTGATTTTGCCCTCTTGGCTTTCGTTAATTCCGTCGCCAGAACTGGAGTGCGTTCTGTGTCGGCGTTTACGTCCACCGCCTCGTGATCCCAAAAACCCATCCAACCCACCGGACGTATTAACCGTCCTTACCTCTTCATCCTGCACGATGAACGTGGACCACATGATTGATTTGCAGCTTCAGAGATCCAGACAAATGAATGAGAGGCTTATTTTGAAAGGACATTTAAGTCTTCTTAGATGTTTGGGGTCAAAATAATCAGATGGGAGGACAAACAAAGACAGTTACTGCTGGAGAAGTCTGAGTTAGATTGATCCAGCGTTATCAATCTGGGCCAGTCTAATGTGTTTGTAATGTAGGCGTCGTCAGAAGAAGATGCAGTTGAGGATGTTAATAATGGAGGCGTTAAGGCCAGCTGAAGGATGCTGGGAGCTGTAGGACAGGGAAAGGCATTGCCCATTCATACAAAGAGTGCTGACATTGAATGCTAATACAGCTTGAAGATGTGAATGATGAGATGATGAAGTCAGGGGTTGGTCAGGTTGGTTACTCTAAAAAAATCAAGAACATGATGAAACCGTAAATCAAAATAAGCACAGTTTTATGGAGAAAAATGTTTAACATGAGTAGAATTGGGTATCACCATATATGCTACCATGTGTGTGTCATAATCGGATCAATTGGgccagtaatttttttaatcaatcatTTGAATATAagatatgttttatgtttttgctgatgtgtttttcacattttataatggtgtaaaattatttttttgaaaatacatattttgagcTTTTCCccccatacaatggaagtcaatggtcacCAAAACTGGCTgccaaaattcttcaaaatatcttattttgtgtttcatgaaATTGGCTATATAACTACTTTCTGAACTACAGAATTGTATTGTGTTTGCAATTATAGtcttaatttaattgattaacagtgtcagcaaagacatttacattattacaaaaatgttgtatttcaaataattgctaTTTCTATGTATCTATATTCTATATAGAtctatattatgtatatttaatatgtattatttatattcgACATTACATATattctatattatttatattaatcctgaaaacgaatgaatgaatgaatgaataaataaataaataagtgcgTAAGAAAGTAAGTATCAcagcttccacaaaaatattaagcagcacaaaaatTTCCAGCATTGATAACAATAACaaattttgagcagcaaataagcatattagaatgatttcttaaggatcgtgtgaaaaactgtaatgatgtgaaaatttcagctttgccatcacaggaataaattacattttaaaatatatttaaaaaaacacatacaaaataaaaaataaaaaaaaaacagtggttttaaattaaaaatatataaagtaataatatttcacaatagtatggttttcactgtatttttgacttctttctttctgtgttgAGAGTCACATGTCACAACAAAccacccacaaaaaaaaaaaaaaagtaagccATTAGTCTCATTTCTGATAATATCCAATAGTTTCAAAAGCTGTTTGGCAATgatttgttttccttttaataGTAACAATGTAACCAAGTAAaacttttgtatttgttttagtgCCTTTTATACCATTTTATGCTAGGAAAAACTAGTTTGCTGGTATGGCAGAAGCAGAGACTCTACAGTATATAGAACATACAgcatatttctaaaaatatttcatgcaGCTCTTGATTGACTCATTAGCTTCATTGAATTGCCTTGCAGAAAATACCAGCCAAGATATAAACCACAGCATGTTTAAGGAATAACAGGACATGCTAATACTGCCAAACAGCACAGAGTATATAGCATATAGAGAAAAAAACCCCCCATCAAACATGACTTGTTGTTCAGGCATACCATGTTGTACCTAGTATattagtaatttaaaaaaaagcacataaGCTCCAGACTGACACAAATTA
This portion of the Onychostoma macrolepis isolate SWU-2019 chromosome 19, ASM1243209v1, whole genome shotgun sequence genome encodes:
- the cacng6a gene encoding calcium channel, voltage-dependent, gamma subunit 6a; its protein translation is MWSTFIVQDEEVRTVNTSGGLDGFLGSRGGGRKRRHRTHSSSGDGINESQEGKIKLTLFMAVTGIMLTVLGVGTEFWVEFKPSKSFYNNQTCLVAHYGLWKCCTKTFWVSDMDPKQEICGSLHLQGESNCTFFKFYTTGENIVLFQKTPEKDLTVASAMFAIISLFLMVMGAICIIMAVSKGVQFFLKPAAVCFILSGVLIFLCIIIFHQSVLSFLASDQSIPLNHEMAWSVTCVGCAGGLVIVAGVLFLVLALPYSPWEKCLPKKNSDI